In Amycolatopsis coloradensis, one genomic interval encodes:
- a CDS encoding DUF72 domain-containing protein — MWTHKAWAGRFVPRSLTAGERLRAYAGWCNAVEGNTTFYATPARDTVAAWARQTGPGFRFVVKLPKVVTHERRLAGVETEMRAFLDAIEPLGDRAVLWTQLPGSFGPPDADALGRFLRRLPAGLRRAVEVRHPAFYTDPGATSLLERTLADADAEWVPFDTTVFFGSPPVSEAEQDAWAKKPRLPRRTRALTDRPIVRYLGRDSAEETARGWEPWTEVVAGWLRDGRSPTVFVHTPDNDDAPALARRFHDDVRALVPGLDPLPEPEPVEPATLF, encoded by the coding sequence TCCCGCGGTCGCTGACCGCCGGGGAGCGACTGCGGGCGTACGCCGGCTGGTGCAACGCGGTCGAGGGCAACACCACCTTCTACGCGACGCCCGCCAGGGACACCGTCGCGGCGTGGGCGCGGCAGACCGGCCCCGGCTTCCGGTTCGTGGTCAAGCTGCCCAAGGTCGTCACGCACGAGCGACGGCTCGCCGGTGTCGAGACCGAGATGCGGGCGTTCCTGGACGCGATCGAACCCCTCGGCGACCGGGCGGTCCTGTGGACTCAGCTGCCCGGCTCGTTCGGCCCGCCGGACGCCGACGCCCTCGGCCGCTTCCTCCGCCGTCTCCCCGCCGGGCTCCGGCGCGCCGTGGAGGTGCGTCACCCGGCGTTCTACACCGATCCCGGTGCGACGTCGCTGCTGGAGAGGACCCTCGCCGACGCGGACGCCGAGTGGGTGCCGTTCGACACCACGGTCTTCTTCGGGAGCCCGCCGGTCAGCGAGGCCGAGCAGGACGCCTGGGCCAAGAAACCCCGGCTGCCGCGGCGGACGCGGGCGCTGACCGACCGGCCGATCGTCCGTTATCTGGGCCGGGATTCGGCCGAGGAGACCGCGCGGGGATGGGAGCCGTGGACCGAGGTGGTCGCCGGGTGGCTGCGTGACGGCCGGTCGCCGACGGTCTTCGTGCACACGCCCGACAACGACGACGCCCCGGCGCTCGCCCGCCGGTTCCACGACGACGTGCGCGCCCTGGTGCCCGGCCTCGACCCGCTGCCCGAGCCCGAACCGGTCGAGCCGGCGACCCTGTTCTGA